AAGTTGTTTGCTCAAACTATTTTATCGTCCAGATTCAGTTCATGTGCCGGTAAGTATTTTACAATACttctttatcaaaataattgagCTACATAATagtttttcttaaaattttaccgTCTTCCAAAACTGTTCAATATATTGCGGGTTCCGAGTTGAGTTGCGTGATAAGTTAACCTTACCAAAGGCAGCTGAAatctttcttcatcttttttgttttttttttcttcagaCCAATTCAATTGATAGATGACTAATTCAATATAactatataattcattattactatattcacatacaataattaataaatgacttatctataatataataagaaagaattggcttatacatgtacggatTAGGAAATTTACAAtgacgtctgaactactgaactgtttaacttgaaattttgcatacctATAGATCTTAATCCACCGAGGATGATTAttggcctattttaaattcttcaggatttcagtaggtcaagtttttaattagacccttgcggagcactaGTTACCTGTTAGTTtactataaatttatttacaaacaaaatttaTACAATAGTCTCTTCAACTCATCTTCTAGCCATCCTTTTCTACTACGTTACTTgcttacttgatacttgttgTTATCCCACTGGAAACGCTACTGCGTCGTGGTCGTCGCTCTGCAGAAACTCCTCTACAGAGTAATAAGGTCTGGCTAGCAGGTAGGTCTTCAGTGCCCTCTTGAACCTGTCCTCCCTCTCTATGGTTCTAATGTTCGCTGGAACCCTATTGAATATGGCGGAGCTGAGGAATTTGGGCCCATTTCTGGCTAAAGTAGATGTCACCTGCTCCACATGAATCAATCCTGCTTGTCGAGTGTTGTATGGATGGACTGCCTCATTTCTAATAAACAATTCTGGCTTCCTCTTCACCATCATGGCCGACTCCAAGATGAATGTTGATGGCagagtcaaaatatttaattgacGAAAAAGTGGCTTACAATGCGCTAAGTATGGTGCTCCACAAATTGTACGTACAATACGCTtttgtaacagaaaaaatcttTTTGTCAATGTGCTTCCACCCCACATTGTTATACCATAACTCATTATGCTACTAAAACATCCGTAGTATACCttcatgaaaatatcattttctacAATAGGTAAGAGTCTACGAATCAAGTAACATATTGATGTCAATTTTACAGACACATTTTCAATGTGCTGATTCCATCGAAGGTTACTACTCAAAGTGATCCCAAGATATTTTGTGGATTCATTTACTGCAATACTATAGCCGTCCAGTTTAAGCAGTGGTGAGTGGTCAGGTTTTTTCCGATTGTAGAACTTGATTACATTTGTTTTGCCTCTGTTTAGTATCAACTGTTATTGGTGCACCATTCCTGCATTTGTTGCAAACCTCTTTGCGTTCTGTTTCTTAGCTGTTCATGATTTTGACTCTGTATAAGGAGGCTtacatcatcagcaaacatcCATATTCCTCCCTCCGTAATCGATTCAGGCAAATCTTTCAcatagagaagaaaaagaatcgGCCTCAGATTCGAACCTTGAGGGACTCCTGTATTTGAAACTTCCAGAATTTTGGAATAATAGTGCTTGGTCAAGCCATCCACACCAGTATGCCTCACACAAACTGTCTGTCTTCTGTTTGAAAGATGCAATCCATTTCAATGCCATATCCCCAATGCCCAGAGTCAGCAGCTTCCTTATCAATTTcttgtgataataataataataatgagtttcTGTTCATGGCATGGTCATAAGTATGGCCACAAGTGAACAAGTCAAGAACATAAAAAACTGTCATAAGACAGgtcaagaacaaaaaaaaacacatcaAACACAAAAAGCAGCAAGCAGAAGAGGCAGCAAGACTAATGCAAGAAGTATCTACTTACAGTCTGAGGATCACAATCATAGAACTCCCTCATAGAATAGAAGGGGTTCTCCTGAAGGAAAGCCCTCAGTCTCCTCTTCAAGACTGTCTCTGGCAGAGTCCTGGCTGAAACTGGCAGCTTGTTCAAAATTTCAGCTGGCTGGTAGATGAGGCTGCTCTGGGTCCTCCCCAATCTACAATATGGCAGGTCCAGCCTCAGCCTGCCTCTGGTGCCATGATCATGCACATCACCCCTGGTAGGCAAAGTACGGACACTATGGAATGCCTTTATAACTGACCtgtaaatgtaaaaatttaataCAGTGAGAATCTTTTCACTCACAAAAAGAGGCTTACAATGTGCTAAAAATTCTGCTCCACAAAGGATCCGGATGGCCTTCTTCTGCACCAGCAGTACATCTTTTACCTCAGAGGCACCACCCCACAAGGTGATGCCATAGCCATCACACTCTGAAAGAAGGCAAAGTAACACATGCGGAGATGGGCCTCTGGTACACATCTTCTCAGACTCCTGAGCAAAAACAGCACCCTGCTCAACCTGCCACAGACTACCTGAATTAGCCCGCCCCAGGAAAGCTTACGGTCCAGAGTGAAGCCAAGGAGCTTCACTGGAGGGAAATCATAATGTACTCCATTCCTGAGGCCAAACACAATTCTCTGGTCTTCTCACTATTGAGGAGGAAGAGATTTGCCCGAAACCAGTCTGCAACAGACCTCTCAGAAGCACACATCTTTCTGCCCAGGTCATTCATTTCACCACTGATATCCAGCATTGAGGTGCCATCAGCATAACACACCACAGTCCTGTCCCTGAAAAGGGCAACATCATTAATCATGATGAGAAACAGGAGAGGCCCCAGTACAGAGCCCTGGGGGACCCCACAGCTCACTGATCTGACTTGAGACCTCACACCATTCGCCAGCACTATTTGCTCACGTCCTTCCAGGTAGGAACGGAGAAGCATCCGAGGGCTGTCACCAATTCCATAGGAAGCGAGCTTGGCCAAAAGAGTAGCATGGTCCAGGGTGTCAAATGCCTTGCTAAGGTCACACAGTGTGAGCCCAGCAAGGCCTCCCTTCTCAAAACTTGCATGGACCTTGAGAACAATATGTTCAACAGCCTCCACTGTCGACTTCCCCACTCTGAAGCCAACTGTGTACCTGCAAACAGATTATTCAACTCACAAAATTCATAGAGTTGCTCAGCTATcaccatttcaaatattttggacAAAATAGGCAAAATTGAAATGGGCCTATAATTATTGGGGTCACCCCTATCACCCTTCTTGAACACAGGTATTACCTTTGCCAATTTAAGCTGGTCTGGAAATATAGATTGAGACAGACATATGTTAATACAATATGTGAGTGGGACAATTATGAGCTCAATTATACTTTTCAAGAAGCCACTAGACATAAAGTAAAAGTCCTTGCTGGTTGAGGTCTTCATTCTGCTTGAGATCCTGAGGATGTCCTCACAGGTCACTCCACGCCAAGCGAAGGCTGCCGCTGGTGGTCGCCTGATGTCTTCCAGCAGCTCCATTGGTGTTTTTGATGCCTCTGGTGATGCCGCAATCTGCTCTCGAATCTGCTGGATGGAGTCCACCCAGTGATTGTTCAGCTCCTCCGATGATAGTGGAACACGTGCAGGAGCAGATGATCTTGTTTCACTCCGAATCACCTTCCATGCTGCCAAACACTTGTTTGGTGCCCCACCGATAATGCCAGCATTGTATGCAAGCCGTGCCCTTGCAACCTCATGACGGTAATCATCTCTCAGTCTCAAGTAAGCTGCCTTTGAGTCACCAGAACCATCTTGCCGAAATCTTTCATAAGCTATTAAAACCAGGTCCCTCAGATTTAGCAAGTCATGGCTAATCCAGGGTGATGAATGACTCTTCACAGTGTGTTTCAGAGTCCTTAGTGGGAAATGCTTTGTTAAATTCAAACAGGAGATTGTTGAAGAAAGCCGAGAACACAAGCCGGGCATCGCGATGATGGAGCAGGAAGATCCAGTTCACATGAACAATAGCGCAGCAAAACCTCTCAAGAGCACTCCTCGAAATTACCCTGGTCACAGACTGTTCAAGTGGTAACTGTCCACCTTGCAGGAGCCCACCAGTGGAGGGGGGGACCACTCTACATCTTATGGCCTCATGATCACTGAGTGAATAGTGCATGACATCAGACCAAACATCAACATTCAGCCTCATACTTGTTGCAACATATCTAGGCAGCTCCCAGTCTTGTAGGTTGATCAACTGTCAAATACAAATTTCGGGACTTCAACAGGTTAACAAAGATCTTAGTTTTGTTATCATCAACAAGTACATTATGTTGAAATCTCCACCCACACACATGCAAAGCTGGGTGCAGGGATTCAAGGCGGTCAAGCAAAGCCTCAAGCACCTGGAAGAAACTGTCCAATTCACTATTAGGAGGTCGATATACCACAATAATGAAAACCTGTTCATGTAGCAATGCAATGCATGCAAACTCATGCTTACCCTACGCAAAACTTCCAACATCTATAAAGCTAGCTTTTACTTTGTCATTAACAAAGATTGCCACAACCATTACGGTGCTCTTTCGTAAAATTCAGCCACAAGTTCAAAACCTTTTTATTCGTATTTGTTGCAGGTTCTCACTCCTCTGCCAGTGTTCACAGAAgcacaaaatatatattctcaTCAAAATTGTCTATCGCTTCAATCTCATAATCTTGTTGCTCAAGCACTGAATGTTGTAGAAAAGAATTTGTATCCCATTTTAAGAGGCCTACTCCGGTTGTTCATGCTATCTAAATCACATGCATTTAAGTCGACCGTTCGGCTTGCCTAAAAAAGGCCTTGTTGCTTTAGGATATTTACTATCATTACTTCTTCTATCAGGGACAAAGTTCTTCACCAGTACACCATCATTCCAGAAATCAGAGTTCAAAACACATGCATGATAACGTTCAGCataacaattttgaaagaaGAGTATGAGTCATACCTGGATTCAGCTTCACACATTCAAAGTCTGATTTGTCAATACCGAAGCTTTAGATAAGATACCAGTCCACCTCACAAACTCCTGGATGGAGACGAGAAACAAATAATGACTTTCTCTCTTCCACCGTCCTCAAGAAAGTCTTCACAGATCGCCCGCTCACAACATCATTAGCAGAAGCCTCCCCACTGTATGATGTGCATTTATTACCATGATTGTTATTCAAAGcagtagaattattatttttggcaTGATCTCTTACTGGtgtttttttcgatttttttacaATACTAGACCAGGTGTTGTGTAGTTCTGTCTTTGTTTCAAAACCATGCTGAAAGTTCCAAAGActttaaagatgcatagactcacatacagcgctagtgtcgtacttggaattgaaatccgccattgagggggcaacccataagattattacataccaatgccaccaatgcctttgtgatctattgtattacaatatatatagatataatactcgtgctaaaatacctcaatggcggccttcaatttcaagtaagagctatcattgggaaggcataggcattgtgggtctatatctctttaaggtctttggaaagTTCAAATTCGAAACACTCCCGCCATCTTCAGAGTTCGACTGTTTTTGTAGCTCACTGTCGACTGAGTCAACTCGACTAGTACCCGTCGATGACAGTTCGTTGTCGACAGGTTCGACCTCGACTATCGACTTTTTACGAAAACGTTGACTGTTGTCTTGTGTTGACTGTTTTGTTAGACTGTTGGTGTTGGTCGACCTGTGTTGGCTTGCGCgtaattttgaattcaaacaatCAGCTTGACAAACATATTTTAGTTTGCCAATGTTTACGTCAAGGTATTCCCTGAATTTCATATCAAGTAAACCatccatttttgaaaacaattcaCTATTAAATGAGTTCACGGCTTCCAATTTAACATCCATTTCACTCACCTTCCTAATAAGGATAAAATGTCGTCAATACTATGGGTTTTCAATGTTGATAACCTATCTTCGCAGACACAGCAATGCCACTTGACCACATCACCAAGCGCTTGAATATTctcataattttcttttgagacTTTAGCACACTTGAATGGAACCACTGGTCACAAAACAAATCACAAAATATAGCTTCTGAATTTGATTTAATAACTTTATTACACAGACCACAAGTCGAGTTCACTATCTCATCCACTGCCATCTTGACTTGACTGTGTGGGATAAGGTCAAAGGCTTTAGTCATATCGTAGAATATGCACATTGATTCTCCCTTTGCATTCAATTCTCATATATGTTGATCAACATTCGAATATTGCATCTGCTGTTGACCGACCCTTTCTGAATCCAAACTGTTGAGAAGTAAAGATGTtttaactttcaataaaaatagaaagtctTTTGAGaaatatgatttcaaaatttttttgaaaatacactTTGAACTGCAACAGGTCTGTAGTTTCTGACATTTTTTGTTTCACTGTTCTTAGGAATTGGTACTACTTTTTATATCTTAATCTGCTTTGGAAATGTGCCAGTCTCGAAGGATTTATTTATCATCATAGTTAATAAATGGCCAAAATTCATAACTTTGAAGCGTTTTTATTCAGAAAGTTTCAAGGAGCAATACTAAAATAGACAGAAGTAAAAACTGTACattaaaactaatatttttaaatatcagatcattatttaataaaattgacGTACTAGAATAACTTCTGTGTGAGCAGTCACCCCAAATAGTGTGCCTTGCTGAAACCTGGCTGAATAAGCATaaaagtaaatatttgaaaataagtgGATTTACAAAAATAACGGAATATATTAGAGAGGATAGAATTGGCGGTGGAGTAGCGATTTTTGGTGTAAGCAAACATTCTACTTTTAAGATACACCCAATAAATAAAATCCAAGATATATCAGCTGATGGAGTAATAGAGGTATGCGGTGCCATAGTGAATTGCAAGAAAAAACTTTTCTGATTTTAAATGTCTACAGACCACCAAATGCAAATACATATTTGGAGTTCTTGGAGAGACTCTGATGAGGGAGAGTTACGGATTCCCAATTGTTCTATGTGGTGATTTAAATGTGGATAACTATATCGAAAGCGAATATTTATGTGATGTATTAGATTCTTATGGATTACATATAGCTTCTAAATACACTACTAGAGAAAGGAGTCAACTTGACTATTTCATCACAGATCTTCAAGCATATAATACAAAACAAATACATTACCACCACTATTATCAGACCACAGTATACTTGTATTTAACATAATGATGGAATTGGATAACGACGTGAAGAAAGAGTTGAAAGAAGGAAATTAAACCCTTAAAATCTTGAATTATTCCAGCGCAAGATGGGGCTCCAGACCTGGCCTATGAACAATGACTGCATGAATGTTGAATATCTCTTTGAAGACTTTTATAAAACTTTTCTACATGTTTTTAACAATTGTTTTCCTAAAACTAACTTTTACATTAAAGACAAGTCTCAGGTCAAGTGGaatacaaatgaaataaaaaactcaaaaGACAACTTGAAAGAGCTGTATTGGAGAAGCAGAAATACAACAAACAATCAAAATGAAATCAAGTTGGAATACAATAGAGCTAAAACAATGCATGATAAACTGATAAAATTAGCAAAGAAAGAGTATTTTAAATCAagaatagaaaattcaaaaaacataaataaGGAAGCTTGTAGCATAAATAAGGAAGCTACATTTACAGTTGTACAATCTAACAAATTGTTATTTTCCAGCTCCGTCATTTGAGTTCATATTGACCGAGAAGAAAGGCGAGAAGTGCAACGTGGGCCTGATCACCCTCAACCGCCCGAAAGCGTTGAATGCCCTGTGCGACAAACTCGTGTCGGAACTGAGTCAAGCAGTCGAACATTTCGATAACGATGACTCCGTTGGAGCTCTCGTCATCACAGGAAGTGAAAAGGCGTTTGCTGCAggtgaatttttatttttttctacaaaaaatcatagTAAAAGCGTTTGACAATCCCAAGATTACCAAGGTGATTTATGACCTtgtcataaattgaattaaaacttTAAGGCCATCCAGTATGTTCTAAAATGCATATTCTgagtattcaattcaattgaattgtgAGATCCACCTTGCGCTGGATATAATTATATCGtcatagaaaaattgaaaacactCATGTCCATACATACTAATTACTCTTATTCAAGATGGTATGTTGTGTCACAATGTCAAATAGGTGGACGAAACTTGTCCACCCAAAGAGTAGAGAGGGAGGCTAAGCAGTTTATTTTGCAGTGCCTCTACTTTTGTTATAAAGCCTTTTCGTTTCAATGTCCAGTTATTTAAAGTGTTTTTTAAGCagctctcaccagcgggcagaGAGTtatctttttgctggtgatgcctagaaatattataattagttcagtttttcttcttcatgtatatgcatgtatgtgtaactgtattatgtacattttatttttatttttgcacatgtatgtatgtgtatgacAGTATGAgtaaattgtttgttttctttttgtaaataaataaaattgaatattttttgaatgctTTTTCTAATTGACAAATTATTCACGAGTGTATTGAGCAGTTCTGAAGTGTGAAGCATATTCTGAGTAGTACTAGTTCTGAAAAAATTGTGTAAAAAGCATATTCTGAGTAGTAGTTCTGAAAAATTGTCTAAAAAGCATATTATTCTGAGTATCAGTTCTGAAAAAATAGTCTAAAAAGCATATTATTCTGAGTAGTAGCTCTGAAAAATGGTCaaatcttttttaaaattgaattttgagtCCAATGCAACCGGTTACTTGTTTTGGTTTTCAGGTGCTGACATCAAAGAAATGCAGAGCCAGACATTCTCAAGTAACGTGAAGAAAGGTCTTTTAAAAGATTTCGAAAAGATAAGAGGATGCAGGAAACCTATCATTGCCGCTGTCAATGGTTTTGCTGTAAGTGCATTAGTAAATATTTTCAAGTGTATAGTCTGTAGAAAaacttaattcaattttttaaaattgttttcaattctatttatatttcttAAGACGCCACCTGAGAGAATTTCGCAGGCATTAAAACACGTACgcatttatagaatagaatgaattttttatttgttgacgtggcgaagtttgctCATTAATGtctactctaccacttaaccacgtcgGTAGCAAAAAATACcaatacattacaaaatatacagtagatagatagatagataaatgccttttatttacactttacaatttcaaaagtaatgtgggcgaaattgaagcaataaaagttgtcataaccaagattcaaactatcaaaatacgctgtttgaattttatttatttcccaatttcttatatattgggaagttttttttttggtgtggcgaaaaatagcgttcgcaacacgggcaaaaatgtttttccggctctcgaacgcttcaagttctcgacttcgtctcgaacttgaaaaccgcgatctcgagccggaaaacgtacattttcgaccctaggtgcgaaatatactattatttatgttgcgcatttacggcgaagtgcggtaatagattttcatgaaatttgacaggtatgttcctttttaaattgcgcgtcgacgtaggctatatgcaaggtttttggaaattttgcatttcaaggataatataaaaggaaaaaggagcctctattagagtaaaaatcagactatagaattatcataaatcatctgacaagtgattacacagatgtgtggagtagccagtctattgctgtatttccataaggtctatagtttcaatcatgtacttgtggatgagaatactgcgtgaggtctactgttcacagaactactagtataataattgaataataattttttcgtcGGCAATAAAATTATACGTCCTACTAGAGTAACATTCCATCAAGACAGGATGGATTTGAATGTATGTAGAAGACAATTCACTTACTTATCACACAGAGGCTGATAAATCTTGTTCCTACTCATTTTGTTGCCAATATGAGCCGGAGCAAAACACTAAACTGCGAGATTGAGGAATAGATAataccaaataaaactgaagaaaaaatcttctaGGCACCTACTGTTTcttgttttatgttttatttttttgatcatagaataatttattattttgtgttactaacttttatctaatttatcatttactgatctaaaaaattatattttgtttgtaaattccACTAATCATTGTTTCTTATTTGGTTGTAagttcttagtttatattgaatatattctgcaacttaggtctacgcacaggttttaccttgtaggctactaatccttgaacatattttttatatattttaatatatataaaatatattatatattataatattataattataatatataatattatatattatatattatatatataatatattatatattattttttatatataaaagtatttttatatattttaatagtatttttcttgtattatttttagatgtgataatattatattattattataattgtgtatgttttttgagaaaataaatttgaatttgaatacggTATAAGAGTGCaagtgattatttgtatttaatcTTATTGTTTCTATTCAGTTGGGAGGAGGCAACGAACTGGCAATGCTGTGTGACATAATCTACGCGGGCGACAAGGCGAAATTCGGCCAGCCGGAAATCAACATCGGGACAATCCCGGGTGCCGGGGGCACTCagcgcattgccaagagctgtgGCAAGTCGAAGGCCATGGAAATGTGTCTCACTGGATCGCCAATCAATGCACAAGAAGCCGAATCTATGGGTGAGACCAACTACGATCAGATCACCTTTGTTAGATGgaaagaaataatattctttattcattcatacaatgggccatatgaataaagttgagcatttgcttatacttctaaaatatggagcatttgcttcattttctatgaa
The genomic region above belongs to Nilaparvata lugens isolate BPH chromosome 5, ASM1435652v1, whole genome shotgun sequence and contains:
- the LOC111060500 gene encoding enoyl-CoA hydratase, mitochondrial, with product MFPVSKIVVNCSKLGFTNKLFAQTILSSRFSSCAAPSFEFILTEKKGEKCNVGLITLNRPKALNALCDKLVSELSQAVEHFDNDDSVGALVITGSEKAFAAGADIKEMQSQTFSSNVKKGLLKDFEKIRGCRKPIIAAVNGFALGGGNELAMLCDIIYAGDKAKFGQPEINIGTIPGAGGTQRIAKSCGKSKAMEMCLTGSPINAQEAESMGLVSKVFPADKLVDEAIKTAEKISSHSPLIVALCKESVNTAFETTLTEGLRYEKKIFYATFATEDQKEGMGAFVEKRKPNFKNN